From Lonchura striata isolate bLonStr1 chromosome 23, bLonStr1.mat, whole genome shotgun sequence:
TCAACCAAAACAATTCAAAGAGGCGGAGGGAGAGCCCACCCCGAGCCGCCGCAGGAAAAGTCCGACATTCCCGGGGGTTTGCCCCGGTCCCGGCTCCCTGGCCGACCGCAGCGCGGGTCTCCGCCGTGTTTCCCCCCAGGAATGCCGGTGCCAGCGCTTTTCCAGCACCACGCTCACGCCGAGCTGCCCGGGAAGCACTGCCGCCGCCGCAAAGCCCGCACCGTGTTCTCCGACTCGCAGCTCTCCGGCCTGGAGAAGAGGTTTGAGATCCAGCGGTACCTCTCCACACCCGAGCGGGTGGAGCTGGCCACGGCCCTCAGCCTCTCCGAGACACAGGTGAGGGAGCGGGGACTGCGTCTGGcacctgtccccagccctcATCCCGTCCAGCATCCCCTCATCCCGCCCAGCATCCCCTCATCCCGCCCAGCATCCCCTCATCCCGCCCAGCATCCCCTCATCCCGCCCAGCATCCCCTCATCCCGCCCAGCATCCCCTCATCCTGAGGATCATCCCCACATCCCGAGGAGCATCCCCACATCCCATCCTTTCAGCCTTCCCCGGATCACTTCCAGCATCCCAGCACCCCGTGCAGCATCTCTGCATCCCCTCCAGCATCCTGCACATCACATCCCCTCTGAATCCTCACATCCCACCCACTCAGCACCCCCAGATCCAGCATCCCCACATCCATCACACCCAGCATACTTCTCCCTTTAATTTTTACcacttttccccccttcttttttctttttttttttttttccaatctttCTCCCGCTTTCCCTCCTCTCCGCAGGTGAAAACCTGGTTCCAGAACCGCCGCATGAAGCACAAAAAGCAGCTGCGGAAGACGCAGGACGACCCGAAGCAGGCGGCCGGGGAGGAGAGCCGGGAGCAGAGCTCCCCCGAGCCCGAGCTGCCCGAGCCGGCCGCAGCCGAGCCCCGCAAGGGCGCCCCCGGCCCCTTCCTGCTGCACGACCCCGAGGACGAGGTGGACATCCTGGAGGAGGGGGACATCTGCCCCCACCGCCTCTAGGCCAGCCGGGgctctcctgcctctccttggccctgccccggccccgcaggTCGCCCCCGCCTCCCCACCTTGGGCACGGCTCGGGAACGGGCACGGCTCGGGAACGGGCACGGCTCGGGAAGGGGCACGGCTCGGGAACGGGCACGGCTCGGGAAGGGGCACGGCTCGGGAATGGGGCTGTGGATGCGGGCAgagccccctcccctccccggggCGAAGGTGGCGATGCCCCCGAGGGGGCCGGGACCCCGCGGTGCCGCCGGTGCCCCCCAGCATCACCCCAAGGTTGGGCTTCGCTcggaaatttggggagggggggagtGAAACGAGCCGAGTTCGCTTTAGGTTCCCCCTTCCCTCCGAAGCGTCGGAGTTTTCCTCGTTTCCCGAACTTTCCTCGGgtgtaaaataaatgtatacTCGTGGCAGCGTGTTGTGGTTCCTGGGAGCGGCAGGCAGGGCAGATTTCACCCTTTATTCCCCGAATCCCTAAATCCTCGCCGCTCTTCCCACGCTCGccgtccccatccccagtgCGGGAGGTCGGGCAGAGCTTCCAGGACGCGCGTAAATAAAAAGAATTGTAAGAAAAGCCCTCCGAAAAAAAACAGGTAAGGCAAAAATGCCGCTCGATTTCATTCCGCCACGGAGATTTGAAGGGGGAGCATCACCAAGAACTCGATCTTGCCGGGGCTGCACGGAGCAAACGGCGCTcccagccagaaaaaaaaagggattttctaCAGCTTGGAGAAGCGTCGGCAGCCTGATTCCTGCCCGGCTTCCAGGTGTGGATGCCGGATAATTCCCTTTTCCTCCGGAACAGCCCCGGAGCGGCTCCTGTCCCCCGCCTGCATCCCCCTTCGGCTCCCCGCGCCGGCTCCGCTGAGCAGCCCGGCCGTGCTCGCTCTGCCTTTACCTCCTGCCAGGGAAATGGGGTTCATTTCCAGGTAAATTCCgatttttttatcatttagTTTGGCTtttgggctgagctgctggctgggaaacgcgccgggagcgcggcggaggctcagcatctccagggaggagatgctgggattgggaattgggattgggattgggaattttcCCGGGAAAAGCCCGGAgcggggctgtgctggctctgatATTCCCCGCTGCAGCAGCATCACGGCGGCGTGGCGGTGTCTCCTTAGGTTATTGAatttatttcctgatttttcgGTTTTTATCGGAAATTTCATTTGGTCGTCTGGCGTTCTTAGCACTTTCAGGGCATTTTGGATTTTGGGACATGTCGTTTTGTGAGGGAAAAACGTTTAATTTTCCtgtttaatatataaaatatagatgATGGAAACGTGTatgtttgcttccttttttttttttctttttttcgtGAATCtgcctttgtatttttttacatgTAAAATAAATCACACACCGTGTGTGGAGGAAAACTCCCAACACCCATCCACCTCTCCAGGAAAAGCCGCTTGTCTTTAATAAATCCTTTCATGACAATCATTTCCACCAACAAAATGCCACTCGACTCCCTAAAAATTAGGGTTCAGAAGGCAAAGCAACCGCTTTGCTCCTGAAAACTCGAACCGGTTTGAAGCTGGAAAtgccgctcccggctccgggCTCTCCCCTTCTCCCAACTCCGTGGGCAGGGAAGCGATGGGAGCTGAAAAACCTggaaaattcacttttttttttccctgtatatTTTGCTCAGGTATTATTGTCAGCTTCCCCCCACCGGCACACGTTTCATTGGGAGTTATTAAAATTAACATCTGATCCACATGGTGTTTGTGGGATCCACATGATATTTGTGGGATCTACGTGATATTTATGGGATGCACAGGACATTTGTGGGATCCACCTGAAATTTGTGGGATCCACATGATATTTGTGGGATCCACCTGATATTTATGGGATCCACATTATATTTATGGAACCCACATTATATTGATGGGACCCACATGATATTTGTGAGATCCCCATAATGGTTATGGTATCTACATGATATTTATGGGATTCACAGGATATTTGTGGGATCCACATGGTATTTGTGGGATCGACCTGATATTTGTGGGATCCTCATGATATTGATGGGACCCAAATGATATTTGTGGGATCCCCATGATAGTTACGGTATCTACATGATATTCATGGGATCCACATGGTCTTTATAGGATCCACCTAATATTTGTGGGATCCACATGATATTTATGGGATCCACATGGTATTTGTGGGATCCACATGGTATTTATgggaattttttaatttttttttttttttttttttttgaccacGTCTGCCGCTGCTGTTCCAGGGTGGGGAATGGCTCAGGGCTgacctggctctgctctggggtgcCAGATCTATGACAAAAAGTGAAAATACGACTCAAACCCCCTCAAACCTCTGCTGTTGCTCCCCTGCCGCTCCAGGAATTCCCTTCCCAAAGCATTTCTCCCGATCaataaaacaaaccccacaACTGTCTTCACCCCTGGGCGGTTATAGGCTGATAAATCAAGCtaaaattcagattaaaaaCCGATGCCACACAGGCAGAGTGTGAATATTCCCAgtccaggggtgtccccatcccagctggaCATCAGAGCCTTGCAGGGAACAGGAAGATTTGGGAATCTGCTTATCCCACGAAGTTTGGTGCAAAAACCCCTGAAATTGAGACAGCTGAAGGAAACATTCACTGCCAGAGAAATCCCCATGGTcaccagccagctcctggccagctggAGATgggaaaatgtcatttttacAGAGTCTGGGCAACGTTTTGGGAGCAGGTTATTGGAGAATGGAGATGGTTCTGGGAAAAAGGAAGGGCTGGGCAGGCGGGTTTTTGTTTCTAGCAGAGATTTTTTCacttggaaaaaatgaaattaggttttttcagggattttttcaCTTGGAATAAATGAAATAAGGTTttattcagagatttttttcacttgGAATAAATGAAATGAAGTTTTATTCGGGGATTTTTTCACTTGGAATAAGTGAAATGAGTTTTTATTCTTGGATCCTGATTTATTCCGAGCAGCCGACTTTTCCCTGTTCTTCCCAAAAAGCTCCAGGAGTAGGAGAGAGATTAGAGctgctgtattaaaaaaaaaaaaaaaaaaaaaaagtgtttatttgGGGAATGCTGACATGGAAGTGCCTTGCAGGAAATAATTGCTggaaacaggaaatgtcagtgGATTTCCTATTTTTCAAGAGGATTGATTTTTATAAAAACTCTTCAATGagtttttctgaaatgaaattgtGTTCTGGTGATTAATTTAAGACACAAGTGGTTAatgtattttgttgttgttgttgttgttgttttcattaTAGAAAATCAAAACCCAATCTATAAAATCCTGCCACGAacctttgctttctgttttgattttgagCTTTTTCCTGCATGCTGCCTTAAAGAGTTGGAACTTTTATGGGTTTGGAAAGCACTTCCAACCCCAATTCTTTCATTCTATGGCCAGAGCTCCATAAAAGCAGATCAGATATAGGTTTCATGGACATTTATAGAgcaaataatttgaatttcttGCTGTTATACACACATGGAGGAAGTGGGGAAGGTGTAAATAACCCATGGCCAAACCAAACAGCGACCTGGGCATGCTGTAAAATTCTTTCCATTATTTATCTCCTCATTTCTCTCTGCTGCCTCCTGGATTCAGAACATTTTTGATCACTGATTTCCTGAAGGGTGTGGGCCATGCTGAggaatttttcctctcttctagTCACAACAACAAACAGCAGCACCTCAATCAACTGCAAACTCCTGCTTGGATGGTCCTGGCTCAAAAAGTGGCTGATTTTGGTGCTGGGTTTATCTTGTTTCTAGATTTCTTGTTTCTTGGATTTATCTTGCTACCAGATTTCTTATTTCTTGGATTTAtcttatttctatatttcttgtttcttggatttattttgtttctaaattTCTTGGGGTTTGGGCTTATCTTGTTTCTAGATTTCTTGTTGCTTGGATTTATTTCTAGATTTCTTAGTTTTTTGGATTGATGTTGTTTCTAAATTtcttgggttttggggtgacctTGTTTCTAGATTTCTTGGATTTGTTTCTAGATTTCTCATTTCTTGGATTATCTTCTTTCTAGAGCTTGGGGGAGCCACTGGTGGCTGTCCTGCAGGGGTGgggccagctgctcccagcattAATCCTTGGCAAGGCAGGAGGGTGGAAATGGGTGATCCTGATCCCACAGGTGGCTTATCTCCCCGCAATTTTTTTCAAGGAAGAATTTGGTTTTAAGGTTTTTTCACTCAGTTTTGTGGTGGTAGGAGCGAAGATGAGCTGCCCACACTTCAGCCATTCCTGAAACCACAGCAGGAAACCCCTGAAACCATTCCTGAAACAATTCCTGAAACCATTCCTGAAACAATTCCTGAAACCATTCCTGAAACCATTCCTGAAACCATTCCTGAAACCActcaaataatttctgaaaccATTCCTGAAACCACTGCAGGAAACCATTGAAACCATTCCTAAAACCATTCCTGAAACCACTGAAACCATTCCTGAATCACTGAAACAATTCCTGAAACCATTCCTGAAACCATTCCTGAAACCATTCCTGAAACCATTC
This genomic window contains:
- the BSX gene encoding brain-specific homeobox protein homolog, with the protein product MNLNFTSPVLPVSTGRPTSFFIEDILLHKPKPLREVPPEHFPGSLASRVPLLDYGYPLMPTPTLLAPHPHPALHKPEHHHHHPYFLTTSGMPVPALFQHHAHAELPGKHCRRRKARTVFSDSQLSGLEKRFEIQRYLSTPERVELATALSLSETQVKTWFQNRRMKHKKQLRKTQDDPKQAAGEESREQSSPEPELPEPAAAEPRKGAPGPFLLHDPEDEVDILEEGDICPHRL